The following proteins are co-located in the Silene latifolia isolate original U9 population chromosome 1, ASM4854445v1, whole genome shotgun sequence genome:
- the LOC141604457 gene encoding zinc finger BED domain-containing protein DAYSLEEPER-like, whose translation MVCRLYQPPYQQGFANFDGGAVIGGLSYLDTYLDDARLDHTLNIDVLKWWKENESKYLVVAEMARDILAIPITTVASESAFSMGSRVLTKWRTSLLPSTADALLTTRSWLFGFDVQESEEELQDVNGFEFDLSDLSHLTINPEDEEDEGDEEDEGSDELD comes from the exons ATGGTGTGCCGCCTATATCAACCTCCCTATCAGCAG GGATTTGCAAATTTCGATGGAGGTGCTGTAATTGGAGGTTTATCATATTTGGATACATATTTGGATGATGCGAGGTTGGATCATACCTTGAATATTGATGTTCTCAAGTGGTGGAAGGAAAATGAGTCAAAATACCTCGTAGTGGCCGAGATGGCTAGAGACATATTAGCTATCCCAATCACCACGGTTGCATCTGAGTCCGCATTTAGCATGGGAAGCAGAGTCTTGACAAAATGGAGGACATCACTCTTACCGAGCACGGCTGATGCCTTGTTAACTACTCGTTCATGGTTGTTTGGCTTTGATGTGCAAGAAA GCGAGGAAGAACTACAAGATGTCaacggttttgagtttgatttgtcGGACTTGTCGCATTTGACTATCAACCCcgaagatgaagaagatgaaggagatgaagaagatgagggcAGTGATGAACTTGATTAA